The following are encoded together in the Pelagicoccus enzymogenes genome:
- a CDS encoding LacI family DNA-binding transcriptional regulator yields MNTPITMADVAREIGVSTSTVSRALRNDPRISVERRERIKDTAQRLGYRPNPLVSALISSRKSHFDKVAVNTIALVTDYGGSINWQAKDVCRWEFDGVAKRADELGYRIEEFALANYKSDAKKLSEVIYNRGIRGVILGFSRDRQRKNLIETDRFAVAGLSAYFRMAQVDRTNFHGLYNVRLALEEMRKLGYRKTGLVVPEFNNRISGGQWTAGALDWQRTLPESDRCAPFAPKIEDSEAAFREWIDHERPDSLLVYKLPVSTWLSKLGLRAPIDIGIAYLFRTQEEMDTAAGIDGNLQQVGAATVDLVVGSLNTNQVGLPSTPKEVLIKGTWRHGRTLKRIIV; encoded by the coding sequence ATGAATACACCCATTACCATGGCTGATGTCGCCCGAGAGATCGGCGTCTCGACATCCACCGTCTCGCGAGCTCTGCGAAACGATCCAAGGATCAGCGTCGAAAGGCGCGAACGCATCAAGGACACCGCACAGAGACTCGGCTATCGGCCCAATCCCCTGGTGAGCGCTCTGATAAGCAGCCGCAAGTCACACTTCGACAAGGTCGCTGTGAACACGATCGCCCTCGTCACAGACTATGGAGGATCTATCAATTGGCAGGCCAAAGATGTTTGCCGCTGGGAGTTTGACGGCGTTGCGAAACGCGCCGACGAACTGGGGTACCGAATAGAAGAGTTCGCCCTAGCCAATTATAAGAGTGATGCCAAAAAGCTTTCTGAGGTGATCTATAATCGAGGCATTCGCGGAGTCATCCTTGGGTTCTCACGTGATCGGCAAAGAAAGAACCTGATCGAAACAGATCGATTCGCGGTGGCTGGTTTAAGCGCTTATTTCCGCATGGCCCAAGTTGATCGAACCAATTTTCACGGCCTCTACAACGTCCGCCTCGCCCTCGAAGAGATGCGAAAGCTTGGCTATCGAAAAACGGGCTTGGTTGTACCGGAATTCAACAACCGCATCTCCGGCGGCCAATGGACTGCAGGCGCGCTAGATTGGCAGCGGACCTTACCGGAGTCTGACCGCTGCGCTCCCTTTGCGCCAAAGATTGAAGACTCCGAAGCTGCGTTCCGCGAATGGATAGACCATGAGCGCCCTGACTCATTGCTCGTATACAAACTCCCGGTCTCGACCTGGCTGTCGAAACTCGGGCTGCGAGCTCCCATCGACATCGGCATCGCTTACCTTTTCCGGACGCAGGAAGAAATGGATACAGCTGCCGGGATAGACGGAAACCTGCAGCAGGTAGGAGCAGCCACCGTTGACCTAGTCGTCGGCAGCCTAAACACAAATCAAGTGGGCCTGCCCTCGACCCCAAAGGAAGTTTTGATCAAAGGGACCTGGCGTCACGGAAGGACACTCAAGA